In Pseudomonas sp. FP1742, the DNA window TCGCCTTTGACTTGAGAAGTGATCTCCCCCGAAAGCACATAGGCCATGGCCGTACCCTGGTGTTTATGGGCGATGGTCGACTGGCCCGGCTGGTAATCGACTTCGATCATCAAGGCCTTTTTGCCGGGGGCGTTTTTCAGCATCTGATCCTGCAGGATGGTGACATTTTCCGAAGGGGCGGCGGTTTTGTCGGCGAATGCCGAGGCTGAAACGCTCAGGGCCAGGGCGGTGAGAGAGGCGGCAAAAAAACGAAGTGCATTCATGGTTGATTACCTGTGGTGGTGAGTCGTCAGGGACCACGGTAAGCCGCGCCGTCGGGCAATCAAACGGCCAATTTTCCGGAAGATCAGGGGACCAATCACCGAGGCTACAAGCGAACGCAAGCTGCTATCGGGGTTGCGATCTTTTGATCTTGTTTCAAACGATTGGAAAGCTGTTGAAGTCGACGGCATTGGCCAGTCGACTGTCGATCAAGCCGATAAAACCTTGCACTTCGGGGCGGTTGAAATGCGCTTGCATGGCTGCTTCCGATTGCCAGCGGGCGCTGACCGTCCAGCGGGTGTCGTCCTCGGGGCAACGGTCGACCATATAGGAATCACAACCCGGCAGTTCGCGCAGGGTGTCGACAATCTTTTGCAGTTGTTTGCCCAGTTCGTCCGAGCGACCGGCGGCAGCCTGTACCTTTACGGTGTTGAACACTTGGTTGGACATTACTCACACTCCTGAATCAGGCCGGACGAATCCTGCTCATTGAGGGATAACGCCCATTCAGGATAGGCCTGCACCCCCGGGCCGCCAATAGCCAATCACCGGATAAAGCCGCAGACCAATCCCTCAGCCAACCTGCTGCAAAATGTCCCGCAAACGGTC includes these proteins:
- a CDS encoding cupin domain-containing protein, which translates into the protein MNALRFFAASLTALALSVSASAFADKTAAPSENVTILQDQMLKNAPGKKALMIEVDYQPGQSTIAHKHQGTAMAYVLSGEITSQVKGEKAITYKAGEFWYEPAGSEHLVSKNASATQPAKLLVFMVLAPDEKVLIPLQN
- a CDS encoding putative quinol monooxygenase produces the protein MSNQVFNTVKVQAAAGRSDELGKQLQKIVDTLRELPGCDSYMVDRCPEDDTRWTVSARWQSEAAMQAHFNRPEVQGFIGLIDSRLANAVDFNSFPIV